A genomic segment from Vidua macroura isolate BioBank_ID:100142 chromosome Z, ASM2450914v1, whole genome shotgun sequence encodes:
- the MOB3B gene encoding MOB kinase activator 3B codes for MSIALKQVFNKDKTFRPKRKFEPGTQRFELHKRAQASLNSGVDLKAAVQLPSGEDQNDWVAVHVVDFFNRINLIYGTICEFCTERTCPVMSGGPKYEYRWQDDLKYKKPTALPAPQYMNLLMDWIEMQINNEDIFPTSVGVPFPKNFLQICKKILCRLFRVFVHVYIHHFDRIILMGAEAHVNTCYKHFYYFVTELNLIDRKELEPLKEMTTRMCH; via the exons ATGTCCATAGCACTCAAGCAAGTCTTTAATAAAGATAAGACTTTCCGCCCAAAACGCAAGTTTGAACCTGGAACCCAGAGGTTTGAACTTCACAAACGTGCCCAAGCATCTCTCAACTCAGGTGTGGACTTGAAAGCAGCTGTGCAGTTGCCCAGTGGAGAAGACCAGAATGACTGGGTGGCTGTTCATGTTGTTGACTTCTTCAATAGGATCAACCTCATTTATGGAACTATCTGTGAGTTCTGCACGGAGAGGACCTGCCCAGTGATGTCTGGAGGCCCGAAGTATGAGTACCGGTGGCAAGATGACTTGAAGTACAAGAAGCCCACAGCATTGCCAGCACCCCAATATATGAATCTTCTCATGGACTGGATCGAGATGCAAATCAACAATGAGGATATATTTCCCACAAGTGTAG GAGTTCCCTTTCCGAAGAACTTTCTCCAGATCTGCAAGAAGATACTCTGTCGGCTTTTTCGGGTGTTTGTTCATGTCTACATCCATCACTTCGACCGTATCATCCTTATGGGGGCTGAGGCCCATGTCAACACCTGTTAcaagcatttttattattttgtgacAGAGCTCAACCTCATAGACCGCAAAGAACTAGAGCCTTTG